The DNA region AAGGAGAATCGCGATGTCCGACATCACGGAGGCCGCACCGGCGGCGGAGCCGGACTACGACCGGCTGCTGCGCGCCAACCTGCGGCGGGTCTTCAACGAGCGGGACGCGGACGCGCGGGCGGCCGCCCTGGACGAGTTCTACGTGGCCGAGCCGATCCTGTTCGAGCCGGACAATGTCGTGCGCGGGCGGGCCGCGATCGGTGCGGTCGCCGGGACGCTGCTGGACCGGTTCGGGCCGACCTTCCGCTTCGTGCCCGTCGGCAGGGGGGTCGGGCACCACGGAATGGGATCGCTGCGGTGGGAAGCCGGTCCGGAGGGCGGACCGGTCGCGGTCACCGGGACGGACGTCGCCGAGATCGTGGACGGCAGGATCGGCCGACTCTGGGTGCTGCTCGACCCGCCGGCCGCCTGAGACCGGCGCCGCGAGACGATCGGGACTCAGTCGCTCCGGCCCACCTGCCGGAGGCTCAGCGCCCAGAGCCGCTCCTGGACGGCCTCGTCGCGGCTCTCGGCCGAGGAGACCTT from Methylobacterium sp. NMS14P includes:
- a CDS encoding nuclear transport factor 2 family protein, yielding MSDITEAAPAAEPDYDRLLRANLRRVFNERDADARAAALDEFYVAEPILFEPDNVVRGRAAIGAVAGTLLDRFGPTFRFVPVGRGVGHHGMGSLRWEAGPEGGPVAVTGTDVAEIVDGRIGRLWVLLDPPAA